In Rhipicephalus microplus isolate Deutch F79 chromosome 7, USDA_Rmic, whole genome shotgun sequence, one genomic interval encodes:
- the LOC142767769 gene encoding uncharacterized protein LOC142767769, with protein MEQPLQKNHARYAGPLPHEIQWAASPYWPAAPVDFWAQSATGRGYPDLSANEEAEPSTPNSGISAAESSWISNLARMLIFSVLLIALLVTLLLLGRSSTWLAEHDEISGHPEEQQHLSPLAAGVDKGRSSGVRSWMDANVSRPSTAGTKDNGQRRSDTHERTAKTSTQEMDTTEEFTSTLVDMPQKVMHWNS; from the exons ATGGAGCAGCCGTTGCAAAAGAACCATGCGCGCTACGCTGGACCTCTGCCACACGAAATACAGTGGGCGGCATCTCCCTACTGGCCAGCAGCTCCAGTGGACTTTTGGGCACAGTCCGCCACCGGACGAGGCTACCCCGACTTGTCCGCTAACGAG GAAGCAGAACCCTCCACGCCCAACAGTGGCATCTCGGCAGCTGAGAGCAGCTGGATCAGCAACCTGGCCCGGATGCTCATTTTTTCGGTGCTGCTCATCGCGCTGCTGGTCACGTTGCTGCTGCTCGGACGAAGTAGCACCTGGCTGGCAGAACACGATGAGATCTCGGGTCATCCAGAGGAGCAACAGCATCTCTCGCCATTGGCGGCCGGGGTGGACAAGGGCCGAAGCAGTGGCGTCCGTTCCTGGATGGATGCCAACGTTTCTCGGCCTTCCACAGCCGGAACCAAGGACAATGGTCAAAGAAGATCAGACACTCA TGAGAGGACCGCTAAGACATCGACACAGGAAATGGACACCACAGAAGAATTCACAAGCACATTAGTGGATATGCCTCAGAAGGTGATGCATTGG AATTCCTGA